The sequence ATGAAAATCCTGATTGACCTCTTTTCGTCCTTTATCGGAGTATTCTCCTATAGAGATTTTTAATTGTTTTTCCATGGTGTTTCGTAACCTTACAGTGTCTAGATCTATACCCTGAGAGATAGGGCTTTAAAAGTATTTAATTAAAAGCTTTTGAGTGAGAAAACGCTCTTAATTCAAAACTTTTCGATCGTATCTCTTAGTGTAGCGAAAGATTAAGACCTGTCGGCATTAATCTTTGATCACTACACTACCATGATTTATAAGGCAGGAATTTACCATTCATGGTGATCACAACCCTGTCACCCAATGGATTCGCTTCTTTGTCTATATCTAAAGAGAAATCAATGGCACTCATAATACCATCTCCGAACTTTTCACCCACGATCTCTTTGATCGTTTCACCATACACACCTACCACTTCATAGAGACGATAGACAAGAGGATCTTGAGGTATCGTAAAATCCCAGGTTTTGTTAGGATATTCCTGTAAAGTGATCGCAACCTCTTCATCTAAACCAAGTACTTCACACAGTTTTTCTGCAGGCTCTTTTTTTAAGCTGTTCATTCCTAAACAGGCTGAAGTGAGGAAAGTTGCTGAGAGCCCAACTTTTTCAGCCAACGTTTCCCAGCTCATCTTGGCACTTTTTCTTGCCAGGACGATCGTTTCAGTCATTTCTATTTTTTTCATATGTATCTATCCTTTTTGATCGCGTTTTTACACTTCAGCTTATGCAGCTGAAGCGTCCTTTGATTTGAATGAAGCATTGTTCAATTCACGTTTTGCTCCTGTTTTTACGTGTGTTGCATAAAGTGTCAGACCCGTAAAGAGAAGACCCCCTGTCAAGTTACCAAGTGCAACCGGAACCTCATTCCAAAGAAGGTAATCTACTACTGTAAAGTCACCACCCATGATCAAAGAGAATGGGAAAAGGAACATGTTAACGATCGAGTGTTCAAAGCCCATGAAGAAGAAGAGCATGATCGGCATCCACATAGCGATTGCTTTACCACTTACTGATGTAGAGATCATTGCACCCACAACACCCATTGCTACCATCCAGTTACAAAGCATTCCACGGATGAATACAGTAAACCAACCACCAACACCGTGTGCCTGATAACCTAATGTTCTTGCTTCACCTATACCTGCCACTTTTTGCGCAATTGCACCACCATCTGTATCAAAACCGTAGGTAAAGATGAATGCACTCATCACAGCAACCGTTAAGGCACCTGCAAGGTTACCAAGTCCTACCAGACCCCAGTTTCTGAGTATTTGACCTACAGTTACTCCCGGTCGTTTATCGATCCACGCCAGTGGCACCAATACAAATACACCTGTCAATAGATCAAAGCTCATTAGATAGAGCATAATAAACCCGACAGGGAAGAATGCTGCACCGACAAGACCTGAACCTGTTTTCATCGCAACAGTAATTGCAAATACAGCCGCTAGTGCTAAAATTGCTCCCGCCATGTAAGCACGGATCAGTGTATCTTTCGTAGACATATATACTTTTGATTCTCCAGAATCAACCATTTTTTTCACAAATTCTGTAGGTGCTAAATAAGACATGTTTCACTCCATGATTTGATTTGTAGTTTTGACATTTTTATTCCTTTCTTTAATTCATAATAGTGTTATAGGCAAAATGATCACTCTATAACCTAGTCACCTCTTGATGATATGGTTCATCATCGCTCCATTGTCCAGCAGTGTATAACATTTATATCGGTTATATGTTTTGCTTATGAAAAGTATAATCAAGTTTTGTCTTAATAGTATCCACTTTATTGTATAAAAAATAATCATTTTATGCTAAGAAGGATCTTGACGTAGAGAAAAACGTATAAATGCATCAATTATAGGTAGTTATAAAGGAAGAATATAAAATAGCCGACAGACCGAAGCACTTGTGTTCATTGTCTTTGTGACGGAGGGGGGAAGAGATAGTAAGCAACAGTGGCTCTATATCATTATACTGGGATGAGACCCAGTTAACAGTGTAGGGTGCCCGGATTTAGGATAAATCCAATGCGCTAAAGAGCCTTTTTTAGAGTGTTATGCTTTCAGGAGCATCGGTTATTTCTTGAAGACATTCCCTAACATTCCTTTTATCGCTTCCTGGAGGTCGGCAGGATAGACAACGAATTTAGAGTTTGGACTCTTGCTCATCTCTTCAAGTGTACTGATGTAACGGTCACCAAGGAGGAACATGGCCGGGAGTTCATTATCTTTGATGTTCTGTGTGATGATGTTGATTGCTTCGCCTGAAGCATTGGCCAGAGCGATCTGCGCCTGTGCTTCTCTTTTCGCTGCTTCAAGTTTACCGTCTGCTTCTAAAATAGCAGCATTTTTGTTACCCTCTGCAGTGGTTTCAATGGCACGTCTTTCTCTCTCTGCAGCTGCTTGCCTCTCCATCGAGTCTTGCATCGACTCACTTGGATTGATATCTTGTATCTCGACAGACTTCACTGTCACACCCCAGTCTGCTACATCATCTATGATCGAGTCTTTCAGTTTGGCTTTGATGTGTTCACGGTTGGAGAGTGCCTCATCCAGATCCATTTCACCAAGGATCGAACGCAGTGTGGTCATGACTAGCTGCTGTATTGCCGTACGGAAATCCTCGATACCGTAGATCGCATCACGGGGGTTGGTCACACGCGCAAAGGTGACCGCGTTGGTATGTATCACAGCATTGTCTTTTGTGATGACTTCCTGTTCAGGGATATCAAGAATGAGGTCACGGGTAGAGACACGCTCCCGGATCGTTTCAATATAAGGGATAATGAGGTTGAGCCCTGGAGTAAGTGTACGGCTGAATTTCCCCAATCGCTCTACCACCCACTCTTCACCTTGAGGTACGATATTGATCCCTTTGTAGAGTGTAACAA is a genomic window of Sulfurovum sp. XGS-02 containing:
- a CDS encoding formate/nitrite transporter family protein, producing MSYLAPTEFVKKMVDSGESKVYMSTKDTLIRAYMAGAILALAAVFAITVAMKTGSGLVGAAFFPVGFIMLYLMSFDLLTGVFVLVPLAWIDKRPGVTVGQILRNWGLVGLGNLAGALTVAVMSAFIFTYGFDTDGGAIAQKVAGIGEARTLGYQAHGVGGWFTVFIRGMLCNWMVAMGVVGAMISTSVSGKAIAMWMPIMLFFFMGFEHSIVNMFLFPFSLIMGGDFTVVDYLLWNEVPVALGNLTGGLLFTGLTLYATHVKTGAKRELNNASFKSKDASAA
- the cynS gene encoding cyanase produces the protein MKKIEMTETIVLARKSAKMSWETLAEKVGLSATFLTSACLGMNSLKKEPAEKLCEVLGLDEEVAITLQEYPNKTWDFTIPQDPLVYRLYEVVGVYGETIKEIVGEKFGDGIMSAIDFSLDIDKEANPLGDRVVITMNGKFLPYKSW
- a CDS encoding SPFH domain-containing protein; this translates as MEVLNIVIILVIALIVTLYKGINIVPQGEEWVVERLGKFSRTLTPGLNLIIPYIETIRERVSTRDLILDIPEQEVITKDNAVIHTNAVTFARVTNPRDAIYGIEDFRTAIQQLVMTTLRSILGEMDLDEALSNREHIKAKLKDSIIDDVADWGVTVKSVEIQDINPSESMQDSMERQAAAERERRAIETTAEGNKNAAILEADGKLEAAKREAQAQIALANASGEAINIITQNIKDNELPAMFLLGDRYISTLEEMSKSPNSKFVVYPADLQEAIKGMLGNVFKK